The Priestia megaterium NBRC 15308 = ATCC 14581 region CGACAAGATTTCCTGGACCTCAACTCCCGCCCGGTCCACCTAGACCACCAGGCGGTTTGCCTACACCTAACCCGCAGCAAGCTCCAACTTCCCCTCCGCCGGCATTTATTCCAGCTCAACAAACGGCAACTCCATTTGCTGTTGATCCAGGAGCTATTTCTCTATGTCTCTTCCGCAATACGTTCATATGGCTTAGAAACGGCTCTAGCTTCTGGTATTTTCCTATTTTTGTAGGACCGCGATCCGTTGCAGGATTTAGATGGAACGGACGTTTCTGGACCATTTTCGGTGTGGATACACGACAAATTGTTTCGTTTACGTGTTTTTAAACGTAAAAAAAGCCTTATTTTTCAATAAGGCTTTTTTACTTACTAACTGCGATTACACTATTGTTTTTATCCCAAAACCAATCAGCAGCACTCCGCTGCATCGTTGAAAGGCTTTTTGAAACACCGGTTTTTTAAGCCATTTTTTCATGTAATCTATTACATACACCAAGATTAAAAACCATCCTACTGCTATAAGCGTCAGAATAAAACCGAGTATCAGCAGCTGTTGATTTGTGTGTGCATCCAAGTTAATAAACTGGGGCATAAACGTAATATAAACTAATACCGTTTTAGGATTAAGAAAATTACTAAGAGCCCCTTGCATATATGATTCTCTATAGCAGCGATTAGATGAAGACTTTACAGTTTTTGTTTCTTCTGAAATGGCCTCTAATGAGAGCGTATTTTTGGTCAGAAATATTCTGATACCTACGTAAAATAAGTACGCTGCCCCTATGTATTTAATCGTGTTAAACAGATACACCGACTGCGCAATAGCAACAGACAAGCCAAGCACAGCAATTAACGTCCAAAACGTGAGGCCTGTAGCCATGCCGAGTATGGTAAAACGTCCTGCTTTTGCTCCGTGATGAAGCGTATTTTTCATGATAAGAATTGTATCAGCACCAGGTATCATGGACATGACCAATGCCATCAGCATATAAGCAGCTAAATGATCCACAGCTCTTCTCTCCCTTCTAAGCTATTACTAGCATCCTGTTTTCTTTTCACTTTCAAAGATTTTCATGTATTGTTTTGGTGTTAGCCCAACCTGACTTTTAAAAAATCGAGTCAAATGACTTTGATCACTGAATCCCGTTAAAAAAGATACGTCAATCGGTTTTTTCCCTTGCTCTAGCAGCTTTTTAGCCTGATTGATTCGAATTGTTTCCAAGTAGCTATATGGAGAAATTCCTTTTTGCTTTGTAAAAGAGCGCAGCAGCCGGTATTTGCTCCATCCAATTAGCTGACTTAACTCATCCAGCGTAATCTTGTTTGTATAGTTGTCTTCCAAATAGCTGCAGATTGTTGTGATTTCATGGGACGTGTCAACGGCTGACGAAAGAAAAGAAAGATTCGAATGATCCTGCATGAGTTCTTCTAGCAAATATAAAAATAACTCTTCTTTCTTAAACTCACGTTCACCATTTAAAATTTGCAAATGAAGCTCTTTTAAACTAGAGACAGCATCACTTCTTTGCACCACGCTGCTGTTAAAACGCGGAAGACTTTCACTGCCGTTAATGTCAAAAACAGCTTTTTTCATCACTTCTGGCGCCACATTAATACAGCGATAATCAAGCGTTTTGCCATCTATTTGTTCACAGCTATGGACATCATACGGATTAAACAGCAGCAAATCTCCTGGATTAATGATGTATTCTTTGCCTTGGCAAATTAAATGGCGCTGACCTTCTTCAATAAATCCAATCACATAATACTCGTGAAAATGATCAGGAAATTTTTGCATAATCCCTTTAAAACGATAAGCTTCAATATGTAAATCAGCGTCAACGTGCGCCGTGCGAATTTCTTTTACCATCCATAAATTCCTCCTTGTCACATCCTAAGCTTTTTAACCATACCATTGACTAAAGAATTTTTCTTGTATGATATTGCAGATGAGACTTTTTTCCATTACTTTTATCCGTTCAGCTAGGGGTGGTACTAATCACTCTTAAGAGTGATTTCTCTTCTTTCCTCTAGTAATTTTCCGCTCAAATGATAAAATATAGACACATTTTATGGACGAAAGAAGGGATACCGTGAAATATAGACAAATTAAATGGCTGATTTTGCTTCTTCCAACTCTGACCATCGCGCTTTGGGAGTATGTTCGTCATGCCTTTTTGCTCCCTTACATCTCAATGGATATGGGAAATGTGCTTTCTCCGCTCCTTGTCTTTTTTGTAACGCTTGTATTTGTCCGCTATTTATTTTCTATTTTAGAAAAAATGCAAGAGGAACTAAGACAGGAAAAAGAAAAGAAAGCAGCACTTATTGAACGTGAAAAATTAGCTCGTGAACTGCATGACGGCATTGCACAGTCGCTGTTTCTCCTATCTGTTAAAATGAACAAGTTCGAAAGAAAAAATAAATTAGAACAGGATCCTGACTTTATCCGAATGAAACAAACCCTGCAGCATGTTCATGACGATACGCGCCAAGCGATTACAAATTTAAAGCACTCTCCTTCAGACTCTTCAGAAAGCTGGACTGAAAGCATTCATCAATACGTCGATGATTTAACACATACTCATTTACTAGATGTAAATTTAGATTGGAGACTGTCAGAAACAACGCTGTCCAGAAAAGAAAAAAACGAGCTGTTTGCCTGTGTGAAAGAAGCGGCTATGAATGTAATCAAACATGCAAAAACGAATAAAATCTGGATTACAGCCACTGAAACGGCCGGGGGATGGATTTGTGAAATTACAGATTTTGGTACAGGTTTTACGTCCGACTCTCTCAAGTCCGGTCTTGGTTTGCAAATTATGAAAGATCGTGCGAAGGACATGAACTGGGACTTTTCCATGGAGCGAAAACAGAACCAAACCATTGTTAGCATTAAAAAGGGGGTTATGTAAATGCAGCCGTTTCGTATTTTGATTGTAGATGATCATGCTCATGCGAGAGAAGGCATTCGCGATATTTTAGAAGAATATGAAGATTTTATTATTGTTGGCGAAGGAACCAACGGGCAAGAAGCCATTGAACTGACTGAAAAGTTAATGCCTGATATCGTCCTAATGGACATTGGAATGCCTGTGATGGACGGGTTAGAAGCGACAAAACAAATTAAGCTTCAGTTTCCGTACGTTAAAATTGTGGTTATCACGGTTTCAGACGATATTACGGATTTATTTGATGCGCTGAAAAAAGGCGCACAGGGCTATTTGCTTAAAAACCTGCAGTCTGAAGTGTGGTACGACTATTTGCGTGCGTTCGCTTTAGATGAAGTTCCTATGTCAAAAGAAATTGCGTTTCAAATTTTAAAAGAGTTTCCGCAAGAAACATCGATAAAAAAAACCGACACTCCCCTTTCTGCACGAGAGCTTGAAGTACTTCAATTAGTGGCTAAAGGACTGTCGAACCGCGATATCTCCGCGCAGTTATTTATTTCTGAACACACGGTAAAAAGCCATTTGAAAAATATTTTAAGCAAGCTTCATTTAGAAAACCGCGTGCAGCTGACAAGCTATGCGTTTCAAAACGGCTTAATGAACTAACAGCTTTCACGAGCTGTTTTTTTTTGTCTGGGTAGATGTGAAACATTCTATTTTTCTACAAATTATCTGAAAACTATAATGAAGTTATTAGCGACTGGATATTGAAAGTAAGAACGAATTCTTATAGGATTTTTTAGAAGTAAGAATTAACATATAATAACTACCTGGGGGATGCTATGACTTTTTTAAGAGCGCTTTTCAAACGAAAATCTGTATGGTTTATTTTGATAGGAATCGCTGTTTTTGTCTACATAAACAATAGCTCTTTGTTGACAAAAAGAAGCGGACAGCCTCTCCTTCTTGCTCATAGAGGCGTAGCTCAAACGTTTAATATAAAAGGCCTTCAAAACGAAACGTGTACAGCGGAACGCATCTACAAACCTGAGCATTCTTTTTTAGAAAATACGATTCCTTCTATGAAACAAGCCTTTAAAGACGGAGCTGACATTGTCGAGCTAGACGTTCATATTACAAAAGACAATCAGTTTGCTGTGTTCCATGACTGGACTCTTGATTGCCGGACAAACGGAACAGGCGTAACACGGGATTACACGATGGCCGAATTAAAAAAGCTTGATATTGGGTACGGCTACACGGCAGATGGAGGAAAAACGCATCCTTTTCGCGGCAAAGGAGTCAACCTTATGCCTTCTCTAGACGAAGTGATGAAATACTTTCCGCACCAATCCTTTCTTATTCACGTGAAAAGCAATGATCCTGAAGAAGGAAAAAAACTAGCAAAGTATTTGTCACAACTCTCTAGAGAACGCTTAAAAACCATTACTGTGTACGGAGGAGACGAACCAATTGATTCGTTAAAAAAAGCGATGCCCCATCTAAAAGTTATGTCAAAAGCAACGATGAAATCTTGTCTTATTCCGTATATAGCAACAGGGTGGACCGGATACGTGCCTAAAGCATGTGAAAACACTGAACTACATATACCTGAAAAAATCGGACCTTTTCTGTGGGGATGGCCAAACCGCTTTTTAAACCGAATGGATCGTATCAATACCCGAACTGTTATTGTAGGCGGAAACGGAAGCGAATTTTCCACTGGATTTGATTCTGCCAAAGACATAAAACGCCTTCCGGATAACTATTCAGGTGGAATTTGGACAAATCGTATTGACCGTCTAGGCCCTTATTATAAAAAGAAATAAATGAAAAGCATCTGCCCTTTCTACGTGAAGCAGATGCTTTTTTATCAATTCCCTCCTCTTATAAGCCCCAACAATCACTCTCAGGGGTGATGGCTAATTCTCCCTTTCCTTCTATAATAAAAGCACGTTAGTTAGTAAAAAGGAGGAAAAAATGATGCAGGAAAAGCGCGAAGAATCAGCGAGTACAACTAAAAAAAGCACGGCGCGTTCTCAAGGTCTATACAAAGCCATATGGCGCTGGCATTTTTATGCAGGTTTAGTGTTTACTCCGTTTCTTCTTATATTAGCTGTTACTGGCGGGATGTATTTATTCAAGCCTCAAATTGAAGAAAGACTGTACCACGACTTGTATCATGTTCAAGCTCAATCACAGTCTACATCCCCTTCAGCGCAAGTGCAGGCTGTAAAGGAAAAGTATCCAGGCGCTGACGTATTGACGTATAAGCCCAGTGAGCGCTCCACTCGTTCTTCAGAATATTAAAACGACAACATTGTCGTTTTAATATAATGTAACCTCCTGAAATTGATTCGTCAATATAAAAACGACAATTATGTCGTTTTTATTACTATCCTTTATTTCCCTAAGGCACTTTTTTAAGATTGCTGCTTTTAATTATAACAAGGGGAAATTTCCTTTTTATAGTATTGTATAAAGAAAGGCTTATTCAGCTAATGGGCAGTCATGTTGAATAAGACAGGATTTACTTATCCTTAAATAAAATATTTTCAAAACATCATAAAAGGAAGTGTGTACTATTGGATAGTGAAAGTAAACTCATTATTTCTCCATTAAATAATGACTTAATAGACGACATCAATATGACAAATGATTATTTTAAGTTATATGGCAGAGTTGTCCCCAGTTTGCAATCAGGAAAGTGGTCTTATAAAGAAGTTCTTTTTGATGAAACTAGAGAAACACGTTTTCCAGATGACAAACTTGATTGGAGCCAATATATAAACCGAGAGGATAAAGCTTTGTTTTTAGCTTATATGAATACTACTTGCATAGGACAGATTAGAATAAGTAAGGATTGGAATCGCTTCTGTTATATTGAAAACATTGCTACTAAAAAAGATTATAGAGGCAGCGGAGTCGGAAAGTTGCTCTTAAATAAAGCAGAAGAGTGGGCAAGACAAAGAAAACTTATAGGAATGTCCTTGGAAGCACAAGATGATAACCTTGGTGCATGCAGATTTTATGTA contains the following coding sequences:
- a CDS encoding LysE family translocator, with product MDHLAAYMLMALVMSMIPGADTILIMKNTLHHGAKAGRFTILGMATGLTFWTLIAVLGLSVAIAQSVYLFNTIKYIGAAYLFYVGIRIFLTKNTLSLEAISEETKTVKSSSNRCYRESYMQGALSNFLNPKTVLVYITFMPQFINLDAHTNQQLLILGFILTLIAVGWFLILVYVIDYMKKWLKKPVFQKAFQRCSGVLLIGFGIKTIV
- a CDS encoding response regulator, encoding MQPFRILIVDDHAHAREGIRDILEEYEDFIIVGEGTNGQEAIELTEKLMPDIVLMDIGMPVMDGLEATKQIKLQFPYVKIVVITVSDDITDLFDALKKGAQGYLLKNLQSEVWYDYLRAFALDEVPMSKEIAFQILKEFPQETSIKKTDTPLSARELEVLQLVAKGLSNRDISAQLFISEHTVKSHLKNILSKLHLENRVQLTSYAFQNGLMN
- a CDS encoding PepSY domain-containing protein → MMQEKREESASTTKKSTARSQGLYKAIWRWHFYAGLVFTPFLLILAVTGGMYLFKPQIEERLYHDLYHVQAQSQSTSPSAQVQAVKEKYPGADVLTYKPSERSTRSSEY
- a CDS encoding sensor histidine kinase, yielding MKYRQIKWLILLLPTLTIALWEYVRHAFLLPYISMDMGNVLSPLLVFFVTLVFVRYLFSILEKMQEELRQEKEKKAALIEREKLARELHDGIAQSLFLLSVKMNKFERKNKLEQDPDFIRMKQTLQHVHDDTRQAITNLKHSPSDSSESWTESIHQYVDDLTHTHLLDVNLDWRLSETTLSRKEKNELFACVKEAAMNVIKHAKTNKIWITATETAGGWICEITDFGTGFTSDSLKSGLGLQIMKDRAKDMNWDFSMERKQNQTIVSIKKGVM
- a CDS encoding AraC family ligand binding domain-containing protein, whose translation is MVKEIRTAHVDADLHIEAYRFKGIMQKFPDHFHEYYVIGFIEEGQRHLICQGKEYIINPGDLLLFNPYDVHSCEQIDGKTLDYRCINVAPEVMKKAVFDINGSESLPRFNSSVVQRSDAVSSLKELHLQILNGEREFKKEELFLYLLEELMQDHSNLSFLSSAVDTSHEITTICSYLEDNYTNKITLDELSQLIGWSKYRLLRSFTKQKGISPYSYLETIRINQAKKLLEQGKKPIDVSFLTGFSDQSHLTRFFKSQVGLTPKQYMKIFESEKKTGC
- a CDS encoding GNAT family N-acetyltransferase codes for the protein MDSESKLIISPLNNDLIDDINMTNDYFKLYGRVVPSLQSGKWSYKEVLFDETRETRFPDDKLDWSQYINREDKALFLAYMNTTCIGQIRISKDWNRFCYIENIATKKDYRGSGVGKLLLNKAEEWARQRKLIGMSLEAQDDNLGACRFYVKQGFILGGVDTLKQSYNPTIRTTLYWYKLFK
- a CDS encoding glycerophosphodiester phosphodiesterase family protein; this translates as MTFLRALFKRKSVWFILIGIAVFVYINNSSLLTKRSGQPLLLAHRGVAQTFNIKGLQNETCTAERIYKPEHSFLENTIPSMKQAFKDGADIVELDVHITKDNQFAVFHDWTLDCRTNGTGVTRDYTMAELKKLDIGYGYTADGGKTHPFRGKGVNLMPSLDEVMKYFPHQSFLIHVKSNDPEEGKKLAKYLSQLSRERLKTITVYGGDEPIDSLKKAMPHLKVMSKATMKSCLIPYIATGWTGYVPKACENTELHIPEKIGPFLWGWPNRFLNRMDRINTRTVIVGGNGSEFSTGFDSAKDIKRLPDNYSGGIWTNRIDRLGPYYKKK